A segment of the Mycobacterium intracellulare ATCC 13950 genome:
GCAGGACCTCGCCGACCGCGCCTACCGCGACGCCGGTCCCGTGCGCCTGTTGGTGAACAACGCGGGGATCGAACAATTCGGCTACCTCTGGGATACGCCGGTGGCCAATTGGCAACGCGTCATGGACGTCAACGTCAGCGGCGTCTTCCACGGCGTGCGGGCCTTTCTGCCGAAGATGATGGCCACCGATGACCAGGCGTGGGTGTGGAACATCGCGTCGGTGGGTGCGGTGGTGGCGATCCCGTTGCAGGCGCCCTACATCGTGAGCAAGCACGCGGTGTTGTCGTTGACCGAATGTTTGCACCTCGAGGTACAGGCCACGGGACACGACCATCACATCCACGTCCAGGCCGTGCTGCCCGGGCCGGTGCGCTCCAACATCTTCGAGTCGGCGGGCGGCGTGGACCCGGGCGCGGCGGGCGACGCCGCCGCCGAAACCCAACGCTCGTCCATGCTGGGTATCAAGGCGGCGTCCATGGATCCGCTGGAAGCCGCCGAGAGGATCTTCGGACAGTCCGCCGAGGGCCGCTTCTATCTGCACACCCACCCGGACAGCGTCGGCGCGGCGATGGCCGAGCGGGCCAATGTGCTGGCCGCCCAACAACCCCCACGACTGCGGACCGAGACCCGGTTCGAATCCGCACCGCACTGACGTGACCGCGACATGAC
Coding sequences within it:
- a CDS encoding SDR family NAD(P)-dependent oxidoreductase is translated as MDARGIFGGGVAVITGAGSGVGAGLARYADRLGMTVVLADVDGAAVAALREELSAGGGVAHDVVCDVRDPEAVQDLADRAYRDAGPVRLLVNNAGIEQFGYLWDTPVANWQRVMDVNVSGVFHGVRAFLPKMMATDDQAWVWNIASVGAVVAIPLQAPYIVSKHAVLSLTECLHLEVQATGHDHHIHVQAVLPGPVRSNIFESAGGVDPGAAGDAAAETQRSSMLGIKAASMDPLEAAERIFGQSAEGRFYLHTHPDSVGAAMAERANVLAAQQPPRLRTETRFESAPH